A genome region from Hevea brasiliensis isolate MT/VB/25A 57/8 chromosome 9, ASM3005281v1, whole genome shotgun sequence includes the following:
- the LOC110673406 gene encoding 1-aminocyclopropane-1-carboxylate synthase, with amino-acid sequence MVFKLNNQLLSKIATGKGHGEDSPYFDGWKAYDNDPYHPTKNPDGVIQMGLAENQLCFDLIQEWLKNNPKASICTTEGAEEFRDIAIFQDYHGLEEFRIAIAKFMAKGRGDRVTFDPDRIVMSGGATGAHEMIAFCLADPGDAFLVPTPYYPGFDRDLRWRTGVQLFPVDCESSNHFKITREALEYAYEMAQLDNIRVKGLLITNPSNPLGTILDRETLKSIVNFINEKNIHLVCDEIYAATVFSQPEFVSISEIIEEEVECNLDLIHIVYSLSKDMGFPGFRVGIVYSYNDAVVSCARKMSSFGLVSSQTQHLIASMLSDDEFVDNFIMQSKKRLASRYSSFTKGLAQVGIKCLKTSNAGLFVWMDLRRLLKEQTVAGELALWRVIINDVKLNVSPGSSFHCTEQGWFRVCFANMDDQTVEVALSRIKTFMLKNKEAMMPVKKLRWQGSLKLSFSSRIYDDFIMSPHSPFPQSPLVQARN; translated from the exons GTTGAACAACCAGTTGTTATCAAAGATAGCAACCGGAAAAGGACACGGGGAAGACTCACCGTATTTTGATGGATGGAAGGCATATGACAACGATCCATATCATCCCACCAAGAATCCAGATGGAGTTATCCAGATGGGTCTTGCAGAGAATCAG CTTTGCTTCGATTTGATTCAAGAATGGCTCAAGAACAACCCAAAAGCCTCCATTTGCACAACTGAAGGAGCAGAGGAATTCAGGGACATAGCTATCTTTCAAGATTACCATGGCTTGGAAGAATTCAGAATT GCTATTGCAAAGTTCATGGCAAAAGGAAGAGGGGATAGAGTAACGTTTGACCCTGACCGCATTGTCATGAGCGGAGGAGCCACCGGAGCTCATGAGATGATCGCCTTCTGCTTGGCAGATCCCGGCGATGCATTTTTGGTGCCAACTCCTTATTATCCTGG ATTCGATCGAGACTTGAGATGGAGAACAGGAGTTCAACTTTTTCCAGTTGACTGTGAAAGCTCTAACCACTTCAAGATTACAAGAGAAGCCTTAGAATACGCTTATGAGATGGCACAATTAGACAACATCAGAGTAAAGGGCTTGCTCATAACCAATCCATCAAATCCTTTAGGTACAATCTTAGATAGGGAAACGCTAAAAAGCATTGTCAACTTCATCAATGAGAAGAACATCCATTTAGTCTGCGATGAGATCTACGCGGCCACAGTTTTCAGCCAGCCTGAATTTGTTAGCATTTCAGAGATAATAGAGGAAGAGGTGGAGTGCAATCTTGATCTTATCCACATTGTTTACAGCCTCTCTAAGGATATGGGATTCCCTGGATTTAGAGTAGGAATTGTTTACTCTTATAATGATGCAGTTGTGAGCTGTGCTCGCAAGATGTCAAGCTTCGGATTAGTGTCGTCGCAGACTCAACACTTGATTGCTTCAATGTTATCAGATGATGAATTTGTAGACAATTTCATCATGCAAAGCAAGAAGAGATTAGCTTCAAGGTATAGTAGCTTCACTAAAGGGCTTGCTCAAGTAGGGATCAAGTGTTTAAAGACGAGCAACGCGGGCCTTTTTGTATGGATGGATTTGCGTAGGCTTCTCAAAGAGCAGACGGTTGCAGGGGAGCTTGCACTATGGAGAGTGATAATTAACGATGTCAAGCTCAATGTTTCGCCAGGTTCTTCTTTCCATTGCACAGAGCAAGGGTGGTTTAGAGTTTGCTTTGCAAACATGGATGACCAGACAGTGGAAGTTGCTTTATCAAGAATTAAGACATTTATGCTCAAGAACAAGGAAGCCATGATGCCAGTGAAGAAATTACGCTGGCAGGGCAGCCTCAAACTCAGCTTCTCCTCTCGAATATATGATGATTTCATCATGTCTCCCCACTCTCCTTTTCCTCAATCTCCTCTTGTTCAAGCCAGAAATTGA